A single Arcanobacterium canis DNA region contains:
- a CDS encoding UvrD-helicase domain-containing protein, giving the protein MTVTYSDFVSLFDYPPTPEQEKVILSDEPAIIVVAGAGSGKTATMSQRIAWHVAAGNVKADEVLGLTFTRKAAGELATRVMSQLNKVKARFGNEINSAADSDDIADAMHESTARPTILTYNSFASQIASSYAMLIGEDPRSRLIQEAERWQIMEKIVTDSMNEVIREAGFDPANNDSPLALRAISSIISDSLALSSALIDNGVSPEDLRAQIHSEFAYASELREVQRVPPKTFTSGGGQADLAKKAWTELKALGEKFEYRLSLIAFVEKYFDYKKAHSVAEFADQVAWASAILETNERVRDDLKKRYKLIILDEYQDTSVNQARFLNLAFGGDSGSQWRSICAVGDPNQAIYSWRGASANALSDFTRDFAVSSSARLTLSTAFRNGRTILDVANLLTHAQRGKLDYGERLRVKELVSPTSAHDGEVEWIHEPLREDSARQLVAKIRDAMGNIDSRRVENGAPLATAAILCRKRKYIPTMVAALEEAGVAYEVVGGQSLLERKEVVLVRALLALTVNPQRNSWLVPLMNFFAIGAWDVRELGRITRESDTGSLVATLAWLNENPNAMNLSDEGRTRLLRLAKILEQMRQARLDSVPQAVHAAIDLLDLEMYAGAMRRSNRTMSALGSFVTLAHQYATSAQTPTLAGFVEWIDLVEEKENQAEDSSSVEVPLIDEDIEPESGVVQVLTVHASKGLEWDVVGVPEMNHQEFDTEKYSYQVWQTTASLLPYPLRQDREYLPDFTLAGRFQPGEFASVAARYRCDKDAHSRQMLASLLADIATDYARYRYEDIPEHAASEERRLAYVAFTRPKQVLILASYDFADLQSAKKFADNFHKKGEFIPSDRGQFLADVEKLLPTHGHEHVISRDENRFTRWAKDVDLASVRIGEPVLVCTQQQPKWPLDVNRSLDRVTTNPRSSLQLTDEERESMISDWKNITAGFIPDPLKDQYAYKPHYTASDVVSAASDAESFWRNLARPIPLKPSRASRVGTEVHAEIAHYFQAPATLDLDAVWDQEADELSDERVEILVSRFHDSPYSNVAPLAVERACEMRIGDTTVRCVIDAVLDTSTMRGYSPVTIVDWKTGRRPNSDLLDARVLQLQLYRLVWSKTHNIPLDQIGSAFYYLGEEDELARDFRPQQWDEDRIIEKVSTVLRQPHQ; this is encoded by the coding sequence ATGACAGTAACCTATTCAGATTTTGTTTCGCTTTTTGATTATCCACCCACCCCTGAGCAAGAAAAAGTCATTTTGAGTGATGAACCAGCGATCATCGTTGTTGCGGGAGCAGGAAGCGGTAAAACTGCCACAATGTCACAGCGCATCGCCTGGCATGTGGCAGCAGGGAATGTCAAAGCAGACGAAGTACTCGGTCTGACCTTCACCCGTAAGGCAGCAGGCGAACTTGCAACCCGCGTCATGAGCCAGTTGAACAAGGTCAAAGCGCGCTTTGGAAACGAGATAAATAGTGCTGCAGACAGTGACGATATTGCCGACGCTATGCATGAATCCACCGCGCGTCCGACCATTCTGACCTACAACTCCTTTGCATCACAGATCGCCTCATCGTATGCCATGTTGATTGGTGAAGATCCGCGTTCGCGGCTGATCCAGGAGGCGGAACGTTGGCAAATCATGGAAAAAATCGTCACTGATTCGATGAATGAGGTGATTCGTGAGGCTGGTTTTGATCCTGCGAACAACGATTCCCCTCTCGCGCTCCGCGCTATTTCAAGTATTATTTCTGATTCGCTTGCCCTCTCATCTGCTCTCATCGATAATGGCGTCAGTCCTGAAGACCTACGCGCACAGATTCACAGTGAGTTCGCTTATGCCAGCGAACTGCGTGAAGTCCAGCGTGTACCGCCCAAGACGTTTACTTCTGGCGGCGGCCAGGCGGATCTGGCGAAAAAAGCATGGACGGAATTGAAAGCTCTGGGAGAAAAGTTTGAATATCGTCTCAGCTTGATCGCGTTCGTGGAAAAGTATTTTGACTACAAGAAAGCGCATTCTGTTGCCGAGTTCGCTGACCAAGTTGCGTGGGCGAGTGCGATCCTCGAAACGAATGAGCGTGTTCGTGATGACCTCAAGAAGCGCTACAAACTCATTATCTTAGATGAGTACCAAGATACATCTGTCAATCAGGCTCGTTTTTTGAATCTGGCATTTGGTGGTGACAGTGGCTCGCAGTGGCGATCGATTTGTGCTGTCGGAGATCCAAATCAGGCAATTTATTCATGGCGAGGAGCCTCGGCGAACGCACTATCAGATTTCACTCGAGATTTCGCTGTCTCGTCGTCAGCGCGCCTGACTCTTTCAACAGCGTTCCGTAACGGACGAACGATTCTTGACGTAGCGAACCTTCTCACCCACGCACAACGGGGCAAGCTGGATTATGGCGAGAGGCTGAGGGTGAAGGAGCTCGTGTCACCTACTTCAGCACACGACGGCGAAGTGGAATGGATTCACGAACCATTGCGTGAAGATTCTGCACGCCAACTGGTCGCAAAAATTCGCGACGCTATGGGGAATATTGACTCTCGCCGTGTTGAGAACGGGGCGCCGTTGGCAACTGCTGCTATTTTGTGTCGAAAGCGCAAATACATCCCCACGATGGTTGCGGCCTTGGAAGAAGCGGGAGTTGCCTACGAAGTCGTGGGTGGGCAGTCACTGCTGGAGCGAAAAGAGGTAGTTTTGGTGCGCGCTCTGCTCGCACTGACAGTGAACCCGCAGCGAAATTCGTGGCTTGTTCCACTGATGAATTTTTTTGCGATTGGAGCATGGGACGTGCGTGAGCTCGGACGAATCACTCGTGAGAGTGACACAGGTTCACTTGTTGCAACACTCGCTTGGCTGAACGAGAACCCCAATGCAATGAATCTGAGTGACGAGGGACGTACCCGTTTACTCCGTCTGGCAAAAATTTTGGAACAGATGCGACAAGCACGCCTTGATAGTGTTCCTCAAGCTGTCCACGCCGCAATCGATCTTCTCGATCTTGAGATGTATGCCGGTGCGATGCGTAGATCAAATCGGACGATGTCCGCCCTTGGCTCTTTTGTGACGTTGGCACATCAGTATGCAACGAGCGCACAAACACCGACATTGGCAGGATTTGTTGAGTGGATTGACCTCGTTGAGGAAAAAGAAAACCAAGCTGAAGATTCGTCTTCGGTGGAGGTACCTCTCATCGATGAGGACATCGAGCCGGAAAGTGGAGTCGTCCAGGTCTTGACTGTTCACGCATCGAAGGGACTTGAGTGGGACGTCGTGGGCGTTCCAGAAATGAACCATCAAGAATTTGATACCGAAAAATACTCCTATCAGGTATGGCAAACAACGGCTTCTCTCTTGCCTTATCCATTGCGGCAAGATCGTGAATATCTGCCAGACTTTACGCTTGCTGGACGGTTTCAACCAGGTGAGTTCGCCAGCGTTGCTGCGCGCTATCGCTGCGACAAAGACGCGCACTCACGGCAGATGTTAGCCTCACTACTTGCAGACATAGCCACAGATTATGCTCGTTATCGTTACGAGGATATTCCTGAACATGCTGCGAGTGAAGAACGTCGCCTCGCCTACGTCGCTTTCACTCGTCCCAAACAGGTGTTGATCCTGGCAAGTTACGATTTCGCAGATCTCCAGAGTGCGAAGAAATTCGCTGATAACTTCCACAAGAAGGGAGAATTTATTCCTTCAGATCGAGGACAATTCTTAGCTGATGTTGAGAAACTCTTGCCCACTCATGGCCATGAACATGTTATTTCACGGGACGAAAATCGGTTTACCCGCTGGGCAAAGGACGTCGATCTGGCATCGGTTCGAATCGGTGAACCGGTACTTGTCTGTACACAGCAACAGCCCAAATGGCCCCTCGATGTGAACCGATCACTCGATCGCGTTACCACCAATCCGCGCAGTTCTCTTCAACTCACGGATGAGGAACGCGAATCGATGATCTCGGACTGGAAGAACATCACAGCAGGGTTCATCCCTGACCCTCTCAAAGACCAGTATGCCTATAAGCCTCACTACACTGCTTCGGATGTGGTGTCTGCAGCATCGGATGCAGAGAGCTTTTGGCGCAATCTTGCTCGACCAATTCCGCTTAAGCCTTCGCGGGCATCTCGCGTCGGTACTGAAGTCCATGCGGAAATTGCCCACTATTTTCAAGCACCCGCAACCTTGGATCTCGATGCGGTGTGGGATCAAGAAGCTGATGAGCTCAGTGATGAACGAGTGGAAATTTTAGTCAGCCGGTTCCATGATTCTCCCTATTCGAATGTTGCACCATTAGCTGTTGAACGAGCATGTGAAATGCGTATTGGAGATACCACTGTGCGGTGCGTAATCGACGCTGTGCTTGATACTTCGACGATGAGGGGATACTCTCCGGTGACAATTGTCGATTGGAAAACAGGACGACGTCCCAATTCGGATCTCCTTGACGCACGTGTGCTGCAGTTACAGCTCTACCGGCTGGTCTGGTCGAAGACGCACAATATCCCCCTTGATCAGATTGGTTCAGCGTTCTACTATCTCGGAGAAGAAGACGAGCTTGCTCGGGATTTCCGACCACAGCAGTGGGATGAAGACAGAATCATCGAGAAGGTCTCGACGGTTCTTCGCCAACCCCATCAGTGA
- a CDS encoding phosphotransferase translates to MKTSPLHLAALAVCAIDGLEAVGTRAPYRRTPDFQFGGVIDAQGRNWVVKVPLHTHAATTLEAEVSVAKALGKEVSDGNLPFDILRPAGFAKVETGRALVFPSPIGKPRRFDNLGDRASHELGRTLSAIHHLPIDVATRSGLPVYDSQLLRARLRTELSDINERSPLPPVLMRRWEGAISRDSLWNFRTVFVHGDVAEENFFWSNGSVTTVVGFGDSHVGDPAEDFASLVTILDDDEFAATVESYGNGLESDSSFMTRTILLSEIALARWLGFGVRTQNPDVIDNAKTMLADLASDIANDPELATGPTWEEEPVSSDASDEFEDVDDASFSTVSDDALPAANVHPNVSPSGDITDGVGEEPSRPSR, encoded by the coding sequence GTGAAGACGTCTCCTCTACATCTTGCTGCCCTTGCTGTATGTGCCATCGATGGACTCGAAGCTGTTGGCACACGCGCCCCCTACCGACGCACACCGGATTTTCAGTTCGGCGGCGTCATCGATGCTCAAGGACGCAATTGGGTGGTGAAAGTTCCTCTCCACACTCACGCTGCCACGACACTCGAGGCGGAAGTTTCGGTTGCAAAAGCTCTAGGGAAGGAAGTCAGTGATGGCAATCTTCCCTTCGATATTCTGCGGCCTGCAGGTTTTGCAAAAGTGGAAACTGGACGTGCATTGGTCTTCCCGTCCCCCATCGGTAAACCACGTCGTTTCGACAACCTTGGTGACCGCGCGAGCCACGAACTCGGGCGTACGCTCAGCGCTATCCATCACTTGCCAATCGACGTCGCAACTCGCTCTGGTTTGCCCGTCTACGACTCTCAGCTTCTGCGAGCTCGTTTACGTACGGAGCTGTCCGACATTAACGAACGTTCACCCCTACCGCCCGTACTCATGCGACGTTGGGAAGGCGCAATTTCACGTGATTCACTGTGGAACTTCCGCACCGTCTTCGTCCACGGAGACGTCGCCGAAGAGAACTTCTTCTGGTCGAACGGTTCCGTCACCACTGTCGTCGGGTTCGGCGACTCCCACGTGGGTGATCCCGCTGAAGACTTCGCTTCACTCGTGACGATTCTCGACGACGACGAATTCGCGGCCACCGTTGAATCGTACGGAAACGGGTTAGAGTCTGATTCCTCTTTTATGACTCGCACGATTCTCCTATCCGAAATCGCACTTGCACGCTGGCTCGGGTTCGGCGTACGCACCCAAAATCCGGATGTCATCGACAATGCAAAAACGATGCTCGCGGACTTGGCCAGTGACATTGCCAACGACCCCGAACTCGCTACGGGGCCAACGTGGGAAGAGGAACCGGTGTCCAGCGACGCCAGTGACGAGTTTGAAGACGTTGACGACGCCAGCTTCTCAACTGTTTCCGACGACGCCCTCCCTGCAGCCAATGTCCATCCAAACGTTTCACCCTCAGGTGACATCACTGATGGGGTTGGCGAAGAACCGTCGAGACCTTCTCGATGA
- a CDS encoding CpaF family protein has product MGAQEWLDRRVREMVREQRIDPMRHPQRLDALIDTAVGEYETLTIAGSVDPITDDEQMRRLLRDDIGGFGAIQPLIDDPEVEEIWINSPSKIFYSKGGVPTLSSIVLRPEQVRQLVERMLVASGRRLDLSSPFVDAALHSGERLHVAIPDITREHWSVNIRKYVVQARSLDMLVERGMLTGEAAKFLSAAMDSGLNVVVSGATQAGKTTMLRALLGEIPSRERIVSAEEVFELHLDHRDVVAMQTRPANIEGRGEVTLRRLVKEALRMRPERIVIGEVRQAEAFDMLIALNSGIPGACTVHANSAREAVNKLCVLPLLAGENVSSDFVVPTVASSIDIVVHVKRERSGQRKVTEIVGLTGRLEGSTVEISELFIDRGRGLVRGLGQVPKLELFEHAGHSLGGTQWDSPLGV; this is encoded by the coding sequence ATGGGGGCACAAGAATGGCTAGACCGCCGTGTACGCGAAATGGTGCGCGAGCAGCGGATAGATCCGATGCGTCATCCACAGCGCCTTGACGCTCTGATCGATACCGCAGTGGGAGAATACGAAACACTCACTATTGCAGGCAGTGTCGATCCCATCACTGACGATGAGCAAATGCGACGCCTCTTGCGTGACGATATCGGTGGGTTTGGGGCAATTCAGCCCCTCATTGATGACCCTGAGGTGGAAGAGATCTGGATCAACTCGCCATCGAAAATCTTTTATTCCAAGGGTGGCGTGCCAACACTATCGTCGATTGTTTTGCGCCCGGAGCAAGTTCGCCAACTCGTTGAACGAATGCTTGTCGCATCCGGACGACGGCTAGATCTGTCATCGCCTTTTGTGGATGCGGCATTGCATTCCGGTGAACGTTTGCACGTGGCGATCCCAGATATTACTCGCGAACACTGGAGCGTGAATATTCGCAAATACGTGGTGCAAGCGCGCAGCCTCGACATGCTAGTCGAACGTGGAATGCTCACTGGCGAAGCTGCAAAATTTCTTTCAGCAGCAATGGATTCGGGCCTCAATGTCGTGGTTTCAGGTGCAACTCAGGCTGGAAAGACGACGATGCTTCGAGCGCTCCTCGGAGAAATTCCCTCACGTGAACGCATTGTCAGCGCAGAAGAAGTATTCGAACTTCACCTTGATCATCGCGATGTTGTGGCGATGCAAACCCGACCCGCCAATATCGAAGGACGTGGAGAAGTTACTCTTCGGCGACTGGTGAAAGAGGCCCTGAGAATGAGGCCAGAGAGAATCGTGATTGGAGAAGTTCGCCAAGCTGAAGCATTCGACATGCTCATCGCGCTCAACTCAGGGATCCCTGGAGCTTGTACAGTCCATGCAAATTCTGCACGTGAGGCCGTGAATAAATTGTGTGTCCTTCCGCTCCTTGCAGGAGAAAACGTCAGTTCAGATTTTGTTGTTCCCACCGTGGCATCAAGTATCGACATCGTTGTTCACGTCAAAAGAGAGCGGTCAGGACAACGCAAAGTGACCGAAATTGTTGGTCTAACGGGTCGTCTCGAAGGTTCGACTGTGGAGATTTCGGAACTTTTTATCGACCGTGGACGTGGGCTTGTGCGTGGGCTCGGGCAGGTACCGAAGCTTGAACTCTTCGAACACGCTGGCCATTCATTGGGAGGTACACAATGGGATTCGCCGTTGGGAGTCTAA
- a CDS encoding type II secretion system F family protein, translated as MGSTVFAMVVSVAAAFIPRTLAARARQRRTEAMRSAWPEALDEVVSAIRSGLSVGEALGGLGSRGPEVLREPFAHFSYAVRATGRLDVCLDDVKAKLADPLADRVIESMRIAATLGGADLGKSLSTLASLVREENRARGELLARQSWTVNGARLAAAAPWLLLLLLSTREGTVQAYSTPTGIGVLISGFIATVVAYGLMVRLGRLPHEERILIRQQVTA; from the coding sequence ATGGGGTCTACGGTTTTTGCGATGGTCGTCAGTGTTGCAGCCGCCTTCATCCCTCGAACTCTCGCGGCGCGAGCTCGCCAACGTCGGACTGAAGCGATGCGTTCAGCGTGGCCGGAGGCACTCGACGAAGTTGTGTCTGCGATTCGCTCTGGGCTGTCAGTTGGTGAGGCACTGGGAGGTTTGGGTAGCCGAGGGCCAGAGGTCTTGCGTGAGCCATTTGCGCACTTTTCTTACGCCGTACGCGCCACTGGCCGGCTCGATGTTTGCCTTGACGATGTAAAGGCAAAGCTTGCCGATCCATTGGCAGACAGAGTGATCGAATCGATGAGGATTGCTGCGACGTTAGGTGGTGCAGATCTGGGTAAATCATTGTCAACATTGGCGTCTTTAGTCCGCGAGGAGAATCGAGCTCGCGGAGAACTTCTCGCCCGGCAATCATGGACAGTCAATGGAGCCCGGTTGGCGGCGGCTGCACCCTGGTTACTTCTTCTCTTGCTTTCAACACGGGAAGGGACAGTGCAAGCCTATTCGACTCCAACAGGCATCGGCGTGCTGATCTCAGGTTTTATTGCCACGGTGGTGGCATACGGATTGATGGTGCGTTTGGGGCGACTTCCACACGAAGAACGAATTCTCATCCGTCAGCAGGTGACCGCATGA
- a CDS encoding type II secretion system F family protein gives MIWGAGAGLTIGLGIAFIIDVLVFRPSLFTARVLPHVATRSRIQPRRRRGARAYAIVWRLLETLGSTRASVERRLNVFGELTVGDFRLQQLQWATFGTVIGVIVAFTLVARGVPVTICLVAVVVSALGAMLAADSQLTRKVEKRSEAYTRELPDAVELMALAVGSGESIRAAIERVAQIHAGVLGDELMKMLDDVHAGRPLSAALEDMGNRSGNPSVGRFVDATVNAMEQGSGLAHALNAQARDSRDAARRALLEKGGKAEIAMMIPVVFFILPITVVFTIFPALGALSLM, from the coding sequence ATGATCTGGGGAGCAGGAGCAGGTCTCACCATCGGGCTTGGAATCGCATTTATTATCGATGTTCTGGTGTTTCGTCCATCTCTCTTCACTGCGCGAGTGCTGCCACATGTTGCCACGCGCTCGCGGATACAACCTCGTCGGCGTCGTGGTGCCCGTGCGTACGCGATTGTGTGGAGGCTACTTGAAACATTGGGATCGACTCGTGCCTCAGTTGAACGACGACTCAATGTCTTTGGGGAGCTTACTGTGGGAGACTTCCGCCTCCAACAACTCCAGTGGGCAACTTTCGGAACCGTGATTGGTGTGATTGTGGCCTTCACTCTTGTTGCTCGTGGTGTACCTGTCACGATATGCCTGGTTGCGGTTGTTGTTAGCGCCCTGGGTGCGATGCTCGCAGCAGACTCACAGCTGACACGAAAAGTAGAAAAACGAAGCGAGGCATACACACGCGAGCTACCCGATGCGGTTGAACTGATGGCGCTCGCTGTCGGATCGGGCGAATCAATTAGAGCTGCGATTGAACGCGTTGCTCAGATTCATGCAGGTGTTCTCGGAGATGAATTGATGAAGATGCTTGACGATGTACACGCTGGACGGCCGCTATCAGCTGCGTTGGAAGACATGGGCAATCGTTCGGGAAATCCCAGTGTTGGACGTTTCGTTGATGCAACAGTAAATGCCATGGAGCAGGGAAGTGGCTTGGCACATGCGCTCAATGCGCAGGCACGTGATTCGCGCGACGCAGCTCGCCGCGCACTCCTCGAAAAAGGAGGAAAAGCTGAGATTGCCATGATGATTCCGGTGGTGTTCTTCATCTTGCCGATCACTGTTGTTTTCACTATTTTTCCAGCGCTTGGTGCGCTGTCATTGATGTGA
- the prfB gene encoding peptide chain release factor 2 translates to MATDFQTEIASLRRVLDQIEAVTNIPALKGQIAALTEESAKPDLWDDPEKAQDVTSRLSHAQSEFERINKMATRIDDLATLVEMAEEESTTDPEMGAELLNEADGELSKLSEDLSMMEVKTLLSGEYDERNAVVTIRSGAGGVDAADFAQMLQRMYLRWAERHGYKTKVMDTSYAEEAGIKSTTFEVQAPYAFGTLSVEAGTHRLVRISPFDNQGRRQTSFAAVEVIPLIETTDHIEIPETDLKIDVFRSSGPGGQSVNTTDSAVRMTHIPTGIVVSMQDEKSQIQNRASALRVLQSKLLQLRHEEEQAKKKELAGDVKASWGDQMRSYVLHPYQMVKDLRTNFEVGNTDSVFDGDIDGFIDAGIRWRQSNKAADE, encoded by the coding sequence GTGGCCACAGATTTTCAAACAGAAATTGCATCCTTACGCCGTGTTCTCGATCAGATCGAAGCGGTGACGAATATTCCTGCCCTCAAAGGCCAGATCGCAGCTCTTACTGAAGAGTCGGCGAAACCTGACTTGTGGGATGATCCAGAAAAAGCGCAGGACGTTACCTCGAGGCTCTCCCATGCCCAGTCAGAGTTTGAGCGCATCAATAAGATGGCAACACGCATCGATGATCTTGCAACCCTCGTCGAAATGGCTGAGGAAGAAAGCACGACGGATCCCGAGATGGGCGCTGAGCTTTTAAATGAAGCAGACGGTGAATTGTCCAAGCTCAGTGAAGATCTTTCTATGATGGAAGTGAAGACTCTCCTCTCGGGCGAATATGATGAGCGCAATGCTGTTGTCACAATCCGCTCAGGTGCTGGTGGCGTCGATGCAGCTGACTTTGCTCAGATGCTTCAGCGTATGTATCTTCGTTGGGCAGAGCGCCATGGTTACAAGACCAAAGTAATGGATACTTCCTACGCGGAAGAAGCAGGCATCAAATCCACAACCTTTGAAGTCCAGGCTCCTTACGCGTTCGGTACCCTGTCGGTGGAGGCAGGTACTCATCGCCTTGTTCGTATTTCCCCATTTGACAATCAAGGCCGACGTCAGACCTCCTTCGCCGCAGTCGAAGTGATTCCGCTGATCGAGACAACTGATCATATTGAGATTCCTGAAACCGATTTGAAGATTGACGTCTTCCGTTCGTCAGGCCCGGGTGGTCAGTCTGTGAATACCACAGATTCTGCTGTCCGTATGACTCACATTCCAACAGGCATCGTTGTTTCGATGCAGGATGAAAAATCGCAGATTCAGAATCGAGCTTCTGCGCTTCGAGTTCTCCAGTCGAAGCTTCTTCAGTTGCGCCACGAAGAGGAACAGGCGAAGAAGAAAGAATTGGCAGGAGATGTTAAAGCGTCGTGGGGTGACCAGATGCGTTCCTACGTCCTCCACCCGTATCAAATGGTGAAGGATCTTCGCACCAACTTCGAAGTTGGTAACACGGATTCCGTCTTTGATGGTGATATTGATGGCTTCATTGACGCCGGCATTCGCTGGAGGCAATCGAACAAAGCCGCTGATGAATAA